A portion of the Acidimicrobiales bacterium genome contains these proteins:
- the pyrF gene encoding orotidine-5'-phosphate decarboxylase: protein MSQVETLPRRNADVRNRLAIALDVDDLVEATRIAREVRPWFGVAKVGLELYSAAGPDAVVEMMECGYRVFLDLKLHDIPTTVRRAAHVVGALGASYLTLHAIGGSPMLRAGVEGFANGAGNAGLPAPVALAVTILTSDDDAPPHVLGKRVRSAVESGCRGLVCAASDVREAKQLAPRLVTVVPGIRPAGASRDDQVRAATPQGALGAGADLLVIGRAVTAAADRARAAAELIGPLTLERRVPDREPDDV from the coding sequence ATGTCCCAGGTTGAGACCCTCCCACGCCGCAACGCCGACGTGCGGAACCGGTTGGCCATCGCCCTCGACGTCGACGACCTGGTCGAGGCGACCCGCATCGCCAGGGAGGTCAGGCCGTGGTTCGGGGTGGCCAAGGTGGGTCTCGAGCTGTACAGCGCGGCCGGGCCGGACGCCGTCGTCGAGATGATGGAGTGCGGCTACAGGGTCTTCCTCGACCTCAAGCTGCACGACATCCCCACGACGGTGCGGCGGGCCGCCCACGTGGTCGGCGCCCTCGGCGCGTCCTACCTGACTCTGCACGCCATCGGCGGCTCGCCCATGCTGCGGGCGGGTGTGGAGGGATTCGCCAACGGCGCCGGGAACGCCGGCCTGCCCGCTCCCGTCGCCCTCGCCGTCACCATCCTCACGAGCGACGACGACGCGCCGCCGCACGTCCTCGGCAAGCGCGTGCGCAGCGCTGTCGAGTCGGGCTGCCGGGGCCTGGTGTGCGCGGCCAGCGACGTGCGCGAAGCCAAGCAACTGGCGCCGCGGCTCGTCACCGTCGTCCCTGGCATCCGTCCCGCCGGCGCCAGCCGCGACGACCAGGTCCGGGCGGCGACGCCGCAGGGCGCCCTGGGTGCGGGGGCGGACCTGCTGGTGATCGGCCGGGCCGTGACCGCCGCCGCCGACCGGGCCAGGGCCGCCGCCGAGCTCATCGGACCACTCACGCTCGAGCGCCGCGTCCCCGATCGCGAGCCGGACGACGTGTAG
- a CDS encoding dihydroorotate dehydrogenase, protein MSTRVGSVALASPVMTASGTSGHGAELGAYFPLASLGGVVVKSLSAEAWEGNPAPRVHETTGGMLNSVGLQGPGVEAWLARDLPRLEAAGATVVASIWGTSVEGYEKAAAMLAGAPPCVAAVEVNLSCPNVEARRSIFAHSVSATAEAIAATAACGRPRWAKLSPNVTDLTAIAGAALGAGAEALTLVNTVMGMAIDPAMRRPRLGAGGGGLSGPAMHPVAVRAVFECRAAFPDAAIVGVGGVASGEDAAELLVAGASAVQVGTATFADPRAPLRVLEQLEQWCRSHNVGRVTELIGAAHVPG, encoded by the coding sequence ATGAGCACTCGGGTTGGGTCGGTGGCTCTGGCGAGTCCGGTGATGACTGCGTCTGGGACTTCTGGGCACGGGGCCGAGCTGGGGGCGTATTTCCCGCTGGCGTCGCTCGGTGGGGTGGTCGTGAAGTCCTTGTCGGCGGAGGCGTGGGAGGGGAATCCGGCTCCGCGCGTGCACGAGACCACCGGGGGGATGTTGAACTCGGTGGGTTTGCAGGGACCGGGGGTGGAGGCGTGGTTGGCGCGGGATCTTCCCCGGCTGGAGGCGGCCGGTGCGACGGTCGTCGCCTCGATCTGGGGGACGTCGGTCGAGGGATACGAGAAAGCGGCTGCGATGCTGGCCGGCGCCCCCCCGTGCGTCGCGGCCGTCGAGGTGAACCTCTCGTGCCCGAACGTGGAGGCCCGGCGGTCGATCTTCGCCCATTCGGTGTCGGCGACCGCCGAGGCCATCGCCGCCACCGCGGCGTGCGGGCGGCCCCGCTGGGCCAAGCTGAGCCCGAACGTGACCGACCTGACGGCGATCGCCGGTGCCGCCCTCGGTGCCGGGGCCGAGGCTCTGACGCTGGTCAACACGGTCATGGGAATGGCCATCGACCCCGCCATGCGCCGGCCGCGCCTCGGCGCCGGCGGTGGGGGACTGTCCGGCCCGGCCATGCACCCCGTCGCCGTGCGCGCCGTGTTCGAGTGCCGCGCCGCCTTTCCCGATGCAGCCATCGTGGGCGTGGGTGGAGTGGCGTCGGGCGAGGATGCGGCGGAGCTGCTGGTCGCCGGCGCGTCGGCCGTCCAGGTCGGGACGGCCACGTTCGCCGACCCACGCGCTCCCCTCCGCGTGCTCGAGCAGTTGGAGCAGTGGTGCCGGAGCCACAATGTCGGAAGAGTGACCGAGCTGATCGGAGCAGCCCATGTCCCAGGTTGA